A single Perca flavescens isolate YP-PL-M2 chromosome 2, PFLA_1.0, whole genome shotgun sequence DNA region contains:
- the nt5c2b gene encoding cytosolic purine 5'-nucleotidase isoform X2, whose amino-acid sequence MYGNLLKVDAYGNILVCVHGFNFLRGPEIRERYPNKFIQRDDTERFYILNTLFNLPETYLFACLVDFFSNCDRYTSCETGFKNGDLFMSYKSMFQDVRDAVDWVHFKGTLKVKTVENLEKYVVKDGKLPLLLSRMNEVAKVFLATNSDYKYTDKIMTYLFDFPHGPKPGTSHRPWQSYFDLILVDARKPQFFGEGTVLRQVDTTTGRLKIGTYTGPLQHGIVYSGGSSDIVCDLLGAKGKDIVYIGDHIFGDILKSKKRQGWRTFLVIPELAQELHVWTDKSSLFEELQGLDIFLAELYKHLDSSSNERPDISTLQRRVKKVTHDMDMCYGMMGSLFRSGSRQTLFASQVMRYADLYAASFINLLYYPFSYLFRAAHVLMPHESTVEHAHVDIDTESPLATRNRTHCSDCKDLECKRTQLTRSFSEIKPPNLFPQTPQEITHCHDEDDDEEEEEEEEEEEEEEEEEE is encoded by the exons ATGTATGGAAACCTGTTGAAGGTTGACGCCTACGGTAATATCCTGGTCTGTGTCCATGGATTCAACTTCCTCCGAGG ccCTGAGATCCGTGAACGGTACCCAAACAAGTTCATCCAGAGAGATGATACAGAACGCTTTTATATCCTTAACACTCTCTTCAACCTGCCAG AGACCTACCTCTTTGCTTGCCTTGTGGATTTCTTTTCCAACTGTGACAGATACACAAG CTGTGAAACTGGCTTCAAAAATGGCGACCTCTTCATGTCCTATAAGAGCATGTTCCAGGACGTCCGCGACGCCGTCGACTGGGTCCACTTCAAG GGTACGTTGAAGGTGAAGACGGTTGAGAACTTGGAGAAATATGTAGTGAAAGAT GGAAAGCTGCCGCTTCTCCTCAGCAGAATGAATGAAGTAGCCAAGGTTTTCTTGGCTACCAACAGTGACTACAAATACACTGAT AAAATCATGACCTACCTGTTTGACTTCCCACATGGACCGAAG cCTGGTACCTCCCACCGGCCCTGGCAGTCCTACTTTGACCTGATCCTGGTGGACGCCAGGAAGCCCCAGTTCTTTGGAGAGGGTACGGTGCTCAGACAAGTCGACACG ACAACCGGGCGTTTAAAGATAGGAACCTACACAGGACCTCTGCAGCATGGCATAGTCTACTCTGGAG GTTCCTCAGACATTGTGTGTGACCTGCTGGGGGCCAAGGGGAAGGACATAGTGTACATCGGTGACCACATCTTTGGAGACATCCTCAAGTCCAAGAAACGCCAAGGCTGGAGGACGTTCCTGGTCATACCTGAGCTGGCCCAGGAGCTGCACGTGTGGACCGACAAAAGCT CATTATTCGAGGAACTGCAGGGCCTGGACATTTTCTTGGCAGAACTCTACAA ACATCTGGACAGCAGCAGTAACGAGAGGCCAGACATCAGCACTCTTCAGAGAAGAGTCAAG AAAGTGACACATGACATGGACATGTGCTACGGCATGATGGGTAGCCTTTTCCGCAGCGGCTCCAGACAGACCTTGTTTGCCTCTCAAGTGATGCGTTACGCCGACTTGTACGCAGCCTCCTTCATCAACCTGCTGTACTATCCCTTCAGCTACCTCTTCAGAGCTGCACACGTGCTG aTGCCCCACGAGTCGACGGTGGAACACGCCCACGTGGATATCGACACCGAGTCGCCACTGGCCACGCGCAACCGCACCCACTGCAGCGACTGCAAGGACCTGGAGTGCAAACGCACCCAGCTGACCCGCTCCTTCAGCGAGATCAAACCTCCCAACCTGTTCCCCCAGACTCCCCAGGAGATCACTCACTGCCacgatgaggatgatgatgaggaggaagaggaagaggaggaggaggaagaagaagaagaagaggaggaggaataa
- the inab gene encoding internexin neuronal intermediate filament protein, alpha b isoform X2, with product MSYGSEVFSSSSYRKIFGDSPRYASSPSRTVNVSRGGYRSSATRSNVASLGSYNRKSGRSMPLETFDLTQSNVLNNEFKIVRTNEKEQMQGLNDRFAMFIDKVRNLEQHNKVLETELTALRQRQTEPSRLAELYQQEIRELRSQLEELNGEKSQLIIERDCIEDDLQKLRGKYEEEYRAREDAEATLKAFRKDVDDATMVRLDLEKKVESLLDEINFLRKVHEEEVVELTDMIHAAQVSVEMEVSKPDLTSALKEIRGQYESMASKNMQSAEEWYKTKFADLSEQATRSNEAIRASREELNEFRRQLQSKTIEIESLRGTNESMEKQLREMEERHNVEIGNYQDNMVELENELRGTKSEMARHLREYQDLLNVKMALDIEIAAYRKLLEGEETRIGTGISYPGSSMSSSVGQGYNYQSRIYTSSSKGSKREDEDQQQQQSKSAGKVTQREIYEETVVTTKKMEKQQDPSDIPTNQKN from the exons ATGAGTTACGGATCTGAagtcttttcctcctcctcctaccgGAAGATTTTCGGGGATTCTCCCCGTTATGCGTCCTCTCCGTCGCGGACAGTGAACGTGTCCCGGGGAGGTTACCGTTCCTCTGCAACCCGGAGCAACGTTGCATCTCTGGGCTCGTACAACAGAAAGTCCGGCCGCTCCATGCCACTGGAGACCTTCGACCTGACACAGAGCAACGTCCTCAACAATGAGTTCAAAATCGTCCGCACCAATGAGAAGGAACAAATGCAGGGTCTCAATGACCGCTTTGCAATGTTCATCGACAAAGTGCGCAACTTGGAGCAGCACAACAAAGTGCTGGAGACGGAGTTGACTGCTCTGCGCCAACGGCAGACCGAGCCGTCCCGCCTGGCCGAGCTTTACCAACAAGAGATCCGCGAACTGCGCTCCCAGCTCGAAGAGCTGAACGGAGAGAAGTCCCAGCTCATCATCGAGAGGGACTGTATTGAAGACGACCTGCAGAAGCTCAGGGGAAAATACGAAGAGGAGTACCGCGCCCGGGAGGACGCGGAGGCCACCCTCAAGGCTTTTAGGAAAGATGTGGATGATGCCACCATGGTGCGCCTGGACCTGGAGAAGAAGGTGGAATCTCTGCTGGACGAGATCAACTTCCTCAGGAAAGTGCACGAAGAGGAGGTGGTCGAGCTGACGGACATGATCCACGCTGCCCAGGTGTCTGTGGAGATGGAGGTGTCCAAGCCGGACCTCACCTCCGCTCTCAAAGAGATTCGCGGCCAGTACGAGTCCATGGCGTCCAAGAACATGCAGTCAGCCGAGGAGTGGTATAAGACCAAGTTCGCCGACTTGTCCGAGCAGGCCACCCGGAGTAACGAGGCCATTCGCGCCAGCAGGGAGGAACTGAACGAGTTCAGGAGGCAGCTGCAGTCCAAGACCATCGAGATAGAGAGTCTGAGGGGAACCAACGAGTCTATGGAAAAGCAACTCagggagatggaggagaggcACAATGTGGAGATTGGAAACTACCAG GACAACATGGTAGAGCTGGAGAATGAGCTGAGGGGCACTAAGAGCGAGATGGCTCGTCACCTGAGGGAGTACCAGGATCTGCTGAACGTCAAGATGGCCCTGGATATTGAAATTGCAGCTTACAG GAAACTACTGGAAGGGGAGGAGACCCGCATCGGGACAGGGATCAGCTATCCCGGCTCCTCCATGAGCTCAAGTGTTGGCCAAGGCTACAACTACCAGAGCCGTATTTACACCAGCTCCAGCAAGGGCTCCAAGAGGGAGGACGaggaccagcagcagcagcagagcaagTCTGCAGGCAAGGTGACCCAGCGTGAAATTTATGAGGAGACAGTGGTCACCACCAAGAAGATGGAGAAGCAGCAAGACCCCAGCGACATTCCCACCAATCAGAAAAACTAA
- the inab gene encoding internexin neuronal intermediate filament protein, alpha b isoform X1, with protein MKNLDIFDQVTAKMSYGSEVFSSSSYRKIFGDSPRYASSPSRTVNVSRGGYRSSATRSNVASLGSYNRKSGRSMPLETFDLTQSNVLNNEFKIVRTNEKEQMQGLNDRFAMFIDKVRNLEQHNKVLETELTALRQRQTEPSRLAELYQQEIRELRSQLEELNGEKSQLIIERDCIEDDLQKLRGKYEEEYRAREDAEATLKAFRKDVDDATMVRLDLEKKVESLLDEINFLRKVHEEEVVELTDMIHAAQVSVEMEVSKPDLTSALKEIRGQYESMASKNMQSAEEWYKTKFADLSEQATRSNEAIRASREELNEFRRQLQSKTIEIESLRGTNESMEKQLREMEERHNVEIGNYQDNMVELENELRGTKSEMARHLREYQDLLNVKMALDIEIAAYRKLLEGEETRIGTGISYPGSSMSSSVGQGYNYQSRIYTSSSKGSKREDEDQQQQQSKSAGKVTQREIYEETVVTTKKMEKQQDPSDIPTNQKN; from the exons ATGAAAAATCTGGATATTTTTGACCAAGTTACAG CCAAGATGAGTTACGGATCTGAagtcttttcctcctcctcctaccgGAAGATTTTCGGGGATTCTCCCCGTTATGCGTCCTCTCCGTCGCGGACAGTGAACGTGTCCCGGGGAGGTTACCGTTCCTCTGCAACCCGGAGCAACGTTGCATCTCTGGGCTCGTACAACAGAAAGTCCGGCCGCTCCATGCCACTGGAGACCTTCGACCTGACACAGAGCAACGTCCTCAACAATGAGTTCAAAATCGTCCGCACCAATGAGAAGGAACAAATGCAGGGTCTCAATGACCGCTTTGCAATGTTCATCGACAAAGTGCGCAACTTGGAGCAGCACAACAAAGTGCTGGAGACGGAGTTGACTGCTCTGCGCCAACGGCAGACCGAGCCGTCCCGCCTGGCCGAGCTTTACCAACAAGAGATCCGCGAACTGCGCTCCCAGCTCGAAGAGCTGAACGGAGAGAAGTCCCAGCTCATCATCGAGAGGGACTGTATTGAAGACGACCTGCAGAAGCTCAGGGGAAAATACGAAGAGGAGTACCGCGCCCGGGAGGACGCGGAGGCCACCCTCAAGGCTTTTAGGAAAGATGTGGATGATGCCACCATGGTGCGCCTGGACCTGGAGAAGAAGGTGGAATCTCTGCTGGACGAGATCAACTTCCTCAGGAAAGTGCACGAAGAGGAGGTGGTCGAGCTGACGGACATGATCCACGCTGCCCAGGTGTCTGTGGAGATGGAGGTGTCCAAGCCGGACCTCACCTCCGCTCTCAAAGAGATTCGCGGCCAGTACGAGTCCATGGCGTCCAAGAACATGCAGTCAGCCGAGGAGTGGTATAAGACCAAGTTCGCCGACTTGTCCGAGCAGGCCACCCGGAGTAACGAGGCCATTCGCGCCAGCAGGGAGGAACTGAACGAGTTCAGGAGGCAGCTGCAGTCCAAGACCATCGAGATAGAGAGTCTGAGGGGAACCAACGAGTCTATGGAAAAGCAACTCagggagatggaggagaggcACAATGTGGAGATTGGAAACTACCAG GACAACATGGTAGAGCTGGAGAATGAGCTGAGGGGCACTAAGAGCGAGATGGCTCGTCACCTGAGGGAGTACCAGGATCTGCTGAACGTCAAGATGGCCCTGGATATTGAAATTGCAGCTTACAG GAAACTACTGGAAGGGGAGGAGACCCGCATCGGGACAGGGATCAGCTATCCCGGCTCCTCCATGAGCTCAAGTGTTGGCCAAGGCTACAACTACCAGAGCCGTATTTACACCAGCTCCAGCAAGGGCTCCAAGAGGGAGGACGaggaccagcagcagcagcagagcaagTCTGCAGGCAAGGTGACCCAGCGTGAAATTTATGAGGAGACAGTGGTCACCACCAAGAAGATGGAGAAGCAGCAAGACCCCAGCGACATTCCCACCAATCAGAAAAACTAA
- the nt5c2b gene encoding cytosolic purine 5'-nucleotidase isoform X1, giving the protein MTTSWSDRLQNYADLPANMDGLSMKKYRREPYHRVFVNRSLAMEKIKCFGFDMDYTLAVYKSPEYESLGFELTVERLVSIGYPQELLSFVYDPSFPTRGLVFDTMYGNLLKVDAYGNILVCVHGFNFLRGPEIRERYPNKFIQRDDTERFYILNTLFNLPETYLFACLVDFFSNCDRYTSCETGFKNGDLFMSYKSMFQDVRDAVDWVHFKGTLKVKTVENLEKYVVKDGKLPLLLSRMNEVAKVFLATNSDYKYTDKIMTYLFDFPHGPKPGTSHRPWQSYFDLILVDARKPQFFGEGTVLRQVDTTTGRLKIGTYTGPLQHGIVYSGGSSDIVCDLLGAKGKDIVYIGDHIFGDILKSKKRQGWRTFLVIPELAQELHVWTDKSSLFEELQGLDIFLAELYKHLDSSSNERPDISTLQRRVKKVTHDMDMCYGMMGSLFRSGSRQTLFASQVMRYADLYAASFINLLYYPFSYLFRAAHVLMPHESTVEHAHVDIDTESPLATRNRTHCSDCKDLECKRTQLTRSFSEIKPPNLFPQTPQEITHCHDEDDDEEEEEEEEEEEEEEEEEE; this is encoded by the exons ATGACCACTTCATGGAGTGACAGACTGCAGAACTATGCAGACTTGCCTGCCAACATGGACGGCTTGTCAATGAAGAAATACAGAAGAGAGCCATACCACAG AGTGTTTGTCAACAGAAGTTTGGCAATGGAGAAGATTAAGTGCTTTGGCTTTGACATGGACTACACTTTAGCAG TGTACAAGTCACCAGAGTACGAGTCACTAGGTTTTGAACTCACAGTGGAGCGGCTGGTTTCCATCGGTTACCCCCAGGAGCTGCTCAGCTTCGTCTACGACCCATCCTTCCCCACCAG GGGTCTTGTGTTTGATACCATGTATGGAAACCTGTTGAAGGTTGACGCCTACGGTAATATCCTGGTCTGTGTCCATGGATTCAACTTCCTCCGAGG ccCTGAGATCCGTGAACGGTACCCAAACAAGTTCATCCAGAGAGATGATACAGAACGCTTTTATATCCTTAACACTCTCTTCAACCTGCCAG AGACCTACCTCTTTGCTTGCCTTGTGGATTTCTTTTCCAACTGTGACAGATACACAAG CTGTGAAACTGGCTTCAAAAATGGCGACCTCTTCATGTCCTATAAGAGCATGTTCCAGGACGTCCGCGACGCCGTCGACTGGGTCCACTTCAAG GGTACGTTGAAGGTGAAGACGGTTGAGAACTTGGAGAAATATGTAGTGAAAGAT GGAAAGCTGCCGCTTCTCCTCAGCAGAATGAATGAAGTAGCCAAGGTTTTCTTGGCTACCAACAGTGACTACAAATACACTGAT AAAATCATGACCTACCTGTTTGACTTCCCACATGGACCGAAG cCTGGTACCTCCCACCGGCCCTGGCAGTCCTACTTTGACCTGATCCTGGTGGACGCCAGGAAGCCCCAGTTCTTTGGAGAGGGTACGGTGCTCAGACAAGTCGACACG ACAACCGGGCGTTTAAAGATAGGAACCTACACAGGACCTCTGCAGCATGGCATAGTCTACTCTGGAG GTTCCTCAGACATTGTGTGTGACCTGCTGGGGGCCAAGGGGAAGGACATAGTGTACATCGGTGACCACATCTTTGGAGACATCCTCAAGTCCAAGAAACGCCAAGGCTGGAGGACGTTCCTGGTCATACCTGAGCTGGCCCAGGAGCTGCACGTGTGGACCGACAAAAGCT CATTATTCGAGGAACTGCAGGGCCTGGACATTTTCTTGGCAGAACTCTACAA ACATCTGGACAGCAGCAGTAACGAGAGGCCAGACATCAGCACTCTTCAGAGAAGAGTCAAG AAAGTGACACATGACATGGACATGTGCTACGGCATGATGGGTAGCCTTTTCCGCAGCGGCTCCAGACAGACCTTGTTTGCCTCTCAAGTGATGCGTTACGCCGACTTGTACGCAGCCTCCTTCATCAACCTGCTGTACTATCCCTTCAGCTACCTCTTCAGAGCTGCACACGTGCTG aTGCCCCACGAGTCGACGGTGGAACACGCCCACGTGGATATCGACACCGAGTCGCCACTGGCCACGCGCAACCGCACCCACTGCAGCGACTGCAAGGACCTGGAGTGCAAACGCACCCAGCTGACCCGCTCCTTCAGCGAGATCAAACCTCCCAACCTGTTCCCCCAGACTCCCCAGGAGATCACTCACTGCCacgatgaggatgatgatgaggaggaagaggaagaggaggaggaggaagaagaagaagaagaggaggaggaataa